The sequence below is a genomic window from Proteus vulgaris.
CAATATTATCGGTTAAAAGTAAAGCAACGCCCACAGACATATCATCAAGGCGTCCGGCTGCGTTTAAGCGAGGCCCTAAAGAGAAACCTAAATCGCTACTGACTAGTTGAGCGAGCTCTTTACGAGAAACTTCCGTAAGTGCTTTTATTCCTACACAACAACGACCCGCTCTAATTCGGCGTAATCCTTCATAAACAAAAATACGGTTATTTTCATCAAGAGGAACAACGTCTGCTACTGTACCTAGTGCAACTAAATCGAGAAAATCCGCCATATTGGGGCGAGCTAAGTTTTGTTGCTCGAACCAACCTTGTTTTTCTAATTCAGCTCTTAATGCCGTCATTAAATAAAACGTAACGCCAACACCCGCTAATGATTTAGATAAAAAAGAACAATCTGTCAGGTTAGGATTAATAATCGCATCAGCAGCGGGTAAAGTTTGTCCGGGTAAATGGTGATCCGTAACGAGGACACGAATACCATATTCATGAGCTGTATCCACACCTTCAAAAGAGGAAATTCCATTATCAACGGTGATAATGAGATCAACCCCCTTTTTAGCAACGTCATGAACAACTTGAGGGCTTAAACCATAGCCATCATCAAAGCGATTAGGAATATGATAGCTAACTTGCTTAAATCCCATTTGACGTAATGCTTTAATCGCAAGTGCAGTACTTGTTGCGCCATCAGCATCAAAATCGCCAACAATAACAATGCGAGATTGTTGCTGTAACGCCTCAATCAGTAATGAAATTGCCGTTTCTATTCCTGTTAATGCTTGATAATGAAGTAAGCCTTTTAACGATCGTTCTAGTTGAACTTCAGATGTTATTCCACGATTAGCATAAATTTGTCGTAATAAGGGATCTAAGTTATCCGGTAATTGAGTTGCCTGTGCAATTCGACGACGCAGTGTCGGTTCAATAGTGACCATAAAACGTAATTACTTCTCTTTTTTATCTAATAATTCAACAAGGTTTTGAGCAGAAATATATCCACCGTAAATACTGGCATTAGGTAATACAATAGCAGGAGTGCCCTGAATACCCATCATGGTGCCTAATTTAAAGTGCTCATTGATATTGATTTTTGCACATTCATCAATGGGGATAATTTTGTCACCTTTAAATGCACTGTCTAATGATTTATTAGGAAAACCACTACACCACACAGCATTCATTTCTTTACTCACAATATTATTGCCAACACCGTTACGAGGAAATGCCAAATAACGCACTGTTACACCCTGTTTATTCAGTTCAGGAACTTCTTGGTGAAGTTTTTGGCAATAAGGGCAGCTGATATCGGTAAAAATGGTGATCATATGGCGCTCATTACGCGCTTTATAAACAATCAT
It includes:
- the recJ gene encoding single-stranded-DNA-specific exonuclease RecJ produces the protein MVTIEPTLRRRIAQATQLPDNLDPLLRQIYANRGITSEVQLERSLKGLLHYQALTGIETAISLLIEALQQQSRIVIVGDFDADGATSTALAIKALRQMGFKQVSYHIPNRFDDGYGLSPQVVHDVAKKGVDLIITVDNGISSFEGVDTAHEYGIRVLVTDHHLPGQTLPAADAIINPNLTDCSFLSKSLAGVGVTFYLMTALRAELEKQGWFEQQNLARPNMADFLDLVALGTVADVVPLDENNRIFVYEGLRRIRAGRCCVGIKALTEVSRKELAQLVSSDLGFSLGPRLNAAGRLDDMSVGVALLLTDNIGSAREIANELDGLNQTRREIEAGMQEEASTIFRQFMGTQHDLPNGLAIYHPEWHQGVVGILASRIKEKLHRPVIAFAPSGDGLLKGSGRSISGVHLRDALERLNTLNPGLMVKFGGHAMAAGLSLEEDKFPLFQRHFSSLMAELVSDEQLQGVILSDGELSEKQLSLPIAEMLREAGPWGQAFPEPLFDGKFTLLQQRIVGSKHLKMMLQPVNSHLMIDAIAFNVDINMWPDNSIKTVELAYRLDVNEFRGQRNAQLLVEHIWPC
- the dsbC gene encoding bifunctional protein-disulfide isomerase/oxidoreductase DsbC, with protein sequence MKKKLFWLPILLSMVSMPVLADNASIEAQLAKMQIKAESIQPTPIVGLNAVLSDKGIFYITDDGKYLTAGPIYNISSGEPVSIANQVIMKKVDSLKNEMIVYKARNERHMITIFTDISCPYCQKLHQEVPELNKQGVTVRYLAFPRNGVGNNIVSKEMNAVWCSGFPNKSLDSAFKGDKIIPIDECAKININEHFKLGTMMGIQGTPAIVLPNASIYGGYISAQNLVELLDKKEK